A single window of Larimichthys crocea isolate SSNF chromosome XII, L_crocea_2.0, whole genome shotgun sequence DNA harbors:
- the LOC104940292 gene encoding RING finger protein 222, with translation MEFHKEDSQEDAHECPVCYESLSGTERTLSCGHVFCHDCLVKTLVSINSDGNIRDTIVCPICRHLTFIKKQKEALVSLAADKDSNEAQTLEVPLPLPPGQLQSARRTSGDSLPRGVNWIAQCFRGLFERVRRQRLISPSHNASQIFIISTEGRPMAEEDALSVVMTVVHPQRRRRRRICTTARCLIFLLSAFTVLALVAATLPWILLA, from the coding sequence ATGGAATTTCACAAAGAAGACAGCCAGGAGGACGCACATGAGTGTCCAGTGTGCTATGAGTCTCTGTCGGGCACAGAGAGGACTCTGAGCTGCGGGCATGTGTTCTGCCACGACTGTCTGGTCAAAACGCTGGTCAGCATCAACAGCGATGGGAACATCAGAGACACTATTGTTTGCCCCATCTGCCGACATCTTACATTTATCAAGAAACAAAAGGAAGCGTTGGTGTCTCTCGCGGCGGACAAGGATTCAAATGAAGCGCAGACACTAGAGGTTCCTCTCCCTCTGCCGCCGGGACAACTCCAGAGCGCACGACGCACCTCCGGGGACAGTTTACCGAGGGGAGTTAATTGGATTGCTCAGTGCTTCAGGGGTCTCTTTGAACGAGTCCGTCGGCAGAGGTTGATCAGCCCCAGCCATAATGCGTCTCAGATCTTTATCATAAGCACCGAAGGGCGACCCATGGCCGAAGAAGACGCACTTAGCGTTGTGATGACTGTGGTTCATCCGCAGCGCAGGAGAAGGCGAAGGATTTGCACGACAGCACGATGCCTTATCTTTTTGCTGTCAGCGTTCACTGTACTCGCACTGGTGGCTGCAACTCTACCCTGGATTTTATTGGCATAG